The Brienomyrus brachyistius isolate T26 chromosome 9, BBRACH_0.4, whole genome shotgun sequence genome contains the following window.
GCTCATCCAAGGTAATCTTTTACCAGCTTTCTTAATGTTGTCCGTGCTAACTAGCTGGCTATTTGTACTTGTGGTTTGGGCtactagctagctagctagttagcttaAACCGGGCATCTTTTTTGGACACTCAATAAAGCGCATTTCCAGTATGTCGAAAACCTACGAGTCACGAAGAAGTGAGAGTTGTTTGAAGTACCCCCTCAGTTGTTTTCGgcttattttataataatcGTTATGCTTTGCGTGGTTACAtttgttaataaataaataaataaggagaAGTTCGGCTTTCGGGCTGTTCGCTAAGCCGGTTTCGTGCCTCTTGTTTGTGAAGCTGCTTGTTGTTCATCGTTAAAGTTAAGCTGCAATTTTGTTTTTTTCGGCTTTAAGCGGCCATGTGGTTGTAACCGAGGAGTAGCGATTTTAGGCGCCAGTTAACTGCGGTTTTGGGTCAGTTTAATGTGTTGACGACCAGCCCAGGCCTAACCGGTCCGCCCTGCGTGACCGTAAGCCGGGGACGGTTTTGGTGCGGAAACCAGCCTGGTGTCAATGTGTTGTAGGAGGCGGGCTTGCCGTACCGACCGGGGCCACCTGGCGTGCCCGAGTTGTGCCTGGATATATCCGTGCCGGGTTGAATTCCGGCCGGGCTGAAAGCGCGACATGCCCGCGCGGACCGAAAGCGGACCGGCGCCTGTACCGGCTGCGGCCTACCTGCCGCCTCACGTGTAGACAAGCAGAGCCGATCTAAAACAGCACACTCCGGAGAAGCCGGAACCGCAGCTCCTGCCACCGTATACACATTGTAGCTCAAATTCTTTCAATCGGAATGGTCAGATTTTTTTAATCATTGGCGGAATCAGAGACAGAGCCAAAAGAGTCGCATTTCCTTATTAAACTGCCATAGTTTGAAAGTAAGATGATCGGGTCGGCCCGGGGCACCGACCGGTTAGCCGGCTTGGTGGAGCACAATGGACTGGCTAACCGGCTGCGGTACCATCCCGATATGAAAGCATACGGGATCGTATGGGATGTCAATGTATTTGTCTCGATGATCATGTGTGGCGTGTAGAAGAGCTCAGATCACGGAAAGCACAATGCTTTTTCTGTCAAACCATTTCTTTTTTCCTGCTCAAGTTGATTTCCGTTTCGGCTCCGTAATGCACACGTAAAGCGCAGTAAATGGCTGTGCGCCGCGCCGCTCTCGCTCACGTAGAGCGCATCAAATGCCGTGTGCAACGCAAGCCGAGCCGGCTCAACAGCCCCCCGTTGTCCCTTTACATGGCCGGCCGCTGATGTGCATTTTTGCTTACTGTTTTTATTGCTTTTAACTCCCATTCTCGGGGCTTCATCTCTACACCCGCTTTTTGGGACGGATGGATGGTGGAAGCGGGCACAATATAACGATAAGATCTCATCCCAGTCTCCGGTTTTGAATATTTTTCCGTGGTACTGTGTTAAACTAATCATTATACACTGAAATGCCTTTACTGGGACGTTCAGCTATATGTAAACGTACACATATGGGGTTTATTTTAAAGTAATTTGAAAAGGACTGTAATGATGGTCTATTAAATCGTAACTGATTTTTTGATTTTTCTCCTAAACGCCTACTTTAGTGTGTCGAGGTATGCATGCAGTCGCAGTTGGTGGCATTTACTAAGTATATATAGCTTTTCTTATGCATGGTGTAATCTGAATCACTGCATTTTATTAAAGTAGATTTTGTGTGACGGGGAAACTTCAGTGTCACGCTCCACGTACCTGCATTGTGGGATATTCAATATCTGTAGCTGCGTGGCCACATTAGGGTTTAAAAGTACCTCTAGACTGCAATGCAGCAGTATGAGTGCTAATAAGGCCTGAGTGTAGTAATCTTTGCTGTCTGGGGAGGTGCATTGGTCATTAAGTTGGTATTGCTGTGTCTACTTGTGATCAATGGCAGATGACGATGACTTGGATGAGGAAATGTCAGATGGCGATGCGCCAAAGGTGAAGAAAAAGAAGAAGGCCAAGAGGAGCCGCGAGAGCAAGAGTGGCAAACGGCAGAGAGTTCGTCGTGAGGTGCTGGAACCCTCCTCTACCGTGGTGTCTGTCCTGTGTGCGCCACCTTAAGATGCTGTTTCTAGCTCGCATGTTTGTGGTGCTGGTTCTGTGTGCCAGAGGTCATACATGACTGTCTTTTCCCCCTTTCTTTGTTTCTGCTTAACCTcacttttttttactttttcctcTGCTCCTGTTTTCTGGATgcatctttgtgtgtgtgtgtgtgtgtatgtgtgtgtgtggtgtgtgatgCCTTCAAGACACAGATAGATAGTTGCATTGAATCTATAACACTAGCAAACAAGATACATGGTTAAATACCCTTTCTCTTAACTGTTTATGCCCATGATTGAcatttgattattattattatttttttttttttaccttttcttGAATAACCAGTTAATCCCATGCACGTGGTTAGTCCACTTAAACTCGGAGTGTGTAGACTAGCACACAATCTCTCACACTGCCCTTCACACATGCCTGGAAGAGGGTGCTGTCCACTTGCTTGCCCCCATAGCCCTGTAGGTGACCAGCAGACTGTAGACGTCACTTTGCACCAATGACAGACGGCAGTACTCGGAGCTCCAGCTCAATGGAGATGAGTTCTCAGGCTCCTCAGTGTGATGGAGGCAGGCTTCCCTCTGTAGGGTTCATTGTGTTATGGGTTTGATTGCTGCCTCTtggctggctgtgtgtgtggttgtgtggtCTTGTTTGCATGAGTGTCCTCTGGCACCCCAGTATCctcctttggaaaaaaagcttgtAGTGCAGGTGAATGGGTGTCTCAATTGCCCTTGGTGCCTCATTGAGGCCTGGCATCCATTCCAGGGTTTTCTCTACCCCAAGCTTCAGGTTAACTTGACTTTGTAATGGATAAGTGTTGATGGTTGAATGAATGCTTATGTCTGGGAAGTTTCAAGATTTACACGCAAAACTAGTCTTATTTTGCATTGTTGTGCGATGGACTGTATTAGCAATTTAGTTTAATAGTGTCAAGTAGTTAGTGTGCATGTATTTGTTTCTGACTGTGCTCGGCTTGTGTGGCACCTCAATGGTGGTTCCCATAGGACTTGGCGGGCAGCTCCCCAGAGGCAGTAGAAGGTCTCGATGCTGAAGACGGAGATGAGGAGGAAGGGGCTGGCGTCAGGTCAGACAGCGAGGGGAGCGATTATACTCCAggcaggaagaagaagaagcgagGGAGTTCGGCAAAGGAGAGGAAGAGGGGGACGAGTGGCGAGAGAGAGAAGATCTCAGGAAGCTCCAGCAACAAAAGCAAACGGAAAGAGCCCGAGCCGGAAGACGAGGAAGACGAAGATGATGACAACCAGGTTAGACCGGGCCATTGTCAAACCTAATGTCATCTGTGAAGGGTGCTGGATGTGGAAAATCCCTTAAATAACATGCTTGTTTATTCCAGGAGCCCAAGACCTCTGCCCAGCTGCTAGATGAATGGGGAATGGAAGACATTGACCATGTCTTCACACAGGAGGACTATGGCACCCTCACAAACTACAAAGCATTCAGCCAGTTTGTCAGGTATATCTATTTTTGAGTAGCAGATGGCTTGGAGGTTTAGGCCACAGACATCGTATTTGCAGATCCTGGCTTTCAAGAAGGGTTCTACTCTTGTATTCCTGAATGGCTGTTGCCTTTAGTTGGCCCAGTGAGAGATGGTTGCATTGGATAAAGCTTAAGTTGTTGTGGGAGTTAGAGTAAGTGATGAAGGTGATGTTGCCTCAGCGGGTTTGAATGGCACTCTTATGTTTGTTCGCTGCACAGGCCGCTCATCGCAGCCAAGAACCCCAAGATCGCCGTATCCAAGATGATGATGGTTTTGGGTGCTAAGTGGCGTGAGTTCAGCACCAACAACCCTCTGCGGGGCTCGGCCAGCGCCACAGCGGCCCTGGCAGCAGCCAATGTGGCTGCCGCCGTGGAGAGCATGGTGGCCAGTGGCACGGAAGTTGGGCCGGTCTCAGGGACAGTGGGCCTGGCCAGCACCACCCCGGTCGCCCCAGCTCCCGCCGCTGCAGCCCAACCTCAGGTTCCCCCTGTGGCTCCGTTGCGCAAGGCCAAGACCAAGGAGGGCAAAGGTAGGGGCCAGAAAGCAGGCCGGCAATCACTTTGCCATTGCAGAGGGTTTTGGGTGAACAGATTTGCAACTGGGCTTTTGTGTCCTCAGGTCCAAACGCGCGCAAAAAACCAAAAGCTCCCCCCAAGCCTCCAGAGAAGAAGGTGAAAACCAAGAAGGTGGCCCCGCTGAAGATCAAATTGGGAGGCTTCAACAGCAACAAGAGGAAGCGCTCTTCGGTCAGCACCGTCCCCAGCCAGTGGTCTCTTGGCCATGGCTTCTCAGGCTGCATgttactaaccccccccccccaccccgttccCACAGAGTGAAGAAGATGAGGTGGACGTGGACAGTGACTTTGACGACGGCAGCTTGAACagtttctctgtgtctgatgGGTCCAACAGCCGCAGTAGCCGCTCAAAGAAAAAAAGCAAGACAtctaagaagaagaagaaaggtCGGTCCTCTTGACAGGGCGTCGTCACCGAAATGGCTCTACATCATGTGACGCCCCTCCTTTAATCCTTGTGTTCTCTCTTGGCAGAAGAGGATGGCGATGGCTATGAGACGGACCACCAGGACTACTGCGAAGTCTGTCAGCAGGGGGGCGAAATCATCCTTTGCGACACGTGCCCCCGCGCATATCACATGGTCTGCCTGGATCCCGATATGGAGAAGGCTCCCGAGGGCAAGTGGAGCTGTCCCCACTGCGTGAGTCACCTGGTTCTGCCATGCGGCCGGTTGTTTTTACCCCCTCATACTGCCTGAGCAGGGTTAGGTTGGTTCTAGGGTCAGCCCATCTGCTGTCTGGAAGCCCGGTGCCCATTTTGATTTCCCTGTGTTTCTCCACCAGGAGAAGGAGGGAGTGCAGTGGGAGGCGAGGGAGGACGGCTCAGAAGGGGAGGAGGATAACGAGGGGGAGGGCCGCAGGGACGGAGGCGACACTGAGGAAGATGACCACCACATGGAGTTCTGCCGCGTTTGCAAAGACGGTGGGGAACTGCTGTGCTGTGACTCCTGCCCCTCGTCCTACCACATCCACTGCCTGAACCCTCCCCTGCCTGAGATCCCCAATGGCGAGTGGATCTGCCCCCGCTGCACTGTGagttggctggggggggggacagcccaCATTAGTCAACGATGGATGAACCAGAGTATTTAACTGATTCATGTAGCAGTGGCCTCCATGTTGGATGTCATGTCAGGATTACATTGCTCCTTTTTTAGTGTCCACCCATGAAGGGAAAAGTCCAGAAGATCCTGACTTGGCGCTGGAgagagcccccacccccaaccccagtGCCCCGACCTCCCAACCTTCCTGACGACGCCCCCGATCCTGCCCCTCTGGCTGGCCGCCCGGAGAGGGAATTCTTTGTCAAATGGAGCAATATGTCCTACTGGCACTGCTCTTGGGTTTCTGAGCTACAGGTAAACACTCGCAGTTACCCTGGGATATGGATGGCTGCTGCACACGGATCCGTACAAGAATGCTTGATATCCACATATGAATTCTTGTGAATTCGGTACATAACCCatcaaatctgtgtgtgtagtCACCTGGCCTTTTTTACTGCACACGTTTCTGTCCATATGGAGATACATATATTAACCCAGGTTTCCTTACCTTGCGTAGTTGGAGCTGCACTGTCAGGTGATGTTCCGGAACTATCAGCGCAAGAATGATATGGACGAGCCCCCACCTGTGGACTTCGGTGGCGAGGGGGATGAGGATAAAAGCACTAAAAGGAAGAACAAGGACCCGTATTTTGCTCAGATGGAGGAGAGGTTCTATCGCTTTGGCATCAAGATGGAATGGATGATGATTCACCGCATCCTGAATCACAGGTAATCAGTGTGTCTGCAAGCCAGGGTCGCCCTGCTGGGACTGACATACATTATCCAGCAGCACTCCAAACCTGCTACGTGCTGCCAGCCGTGAGTAGCGTGTCCTTGCCAAGATATTTTTCACGAGGCATGaaattttggggggtggggttgcaATTCTTGGAATGTTTCTCATTCACCATCAGAACTTTGTATCAATTTACATGAGTGCGTGCCTGACTGAGCGAATCTCCTCTGCAGTGTCGATAAGAAGAATAATATTCATTACTTGATCAAGTGGCGGGATTTGCCATATGATCAGGCATCCTGGGAGAGTGAGGACATGGATATCCAGGAGTATGATGCCTACAAGCTGATGTACTGGAATCACAGGTACGCAGGCCTTCTGCACAGCTCAGTGATTGATGTGGTGATGCGTTTTTAATCCCACTGTTCTCGTTGGACTCCGAGACTTTACATTCAGTGAGCAGAACTGACATTGTGTTGTCAGTAGattaatgctgtctgtctgtgtaggtGTTCTAGATGTTGGTAAATGGGTCAGTAATTAATGTCATATAATTAAACTTCTCACCTTGCCTGTCTCATCCTATTGCTTGTAAGGGAGCTCATGATGGGAGATGACGGTAGACCCAGCAAGAAGCTGAAGATGAAGCTAAGCAGAATTAAGAAGCTGGACCGGCCTCCTGCGAATCCCGTCGTGGACGTAAGTGTACAGCGTCCATGTCAGTGTTTGTCTGCAGCCACCATAACCTTGTCCTGTACGCCGGAGTCGATATCGTATTGCCATACTGAGAATTTTAAAATGGAATGATTCTATCATTTTGCCAATTTCAGTATTTGAAAATGTGCTGTCAGTCCACTGCTCTCATCAAAAACACTAAAGTTACATAGTGGGTGCGCCGGATCTGTGCTTTGGTGAGGGAGACTGTCACACTCGTGTCACACGGCTCTTGTGAGGAGAAGCTACATAAATGGAGGATTGCCCTTAGCCCACCTCTAGCTGGTAAGCAGGGCAGCATGAAGTGAAAGGGcattatttttgttataaacTGACCAAGAAAGGTGAGCTCCCCAGAGCCAACAGCCTCACTATGCCAGTGTGGGTACAAGGAGGGAACTCATCTAAACTGGCAAAGTATCTGTCGCTCACCCTGATTTATATATGGAGTTTAAAGGTTATTGGGTGTGGATGATGAAAGGTGTAAGGTGCATGACAGTGGCGTAATTTAGTGGTTAATTTTGAGTTTCATGTTTGTTTTACATTCATCTTCAGCCTACATGGATGCTCATTCATATCCCTTTCTCCGGTGATTGGAAAAAGTAGGCTAGGATAAATGATTAACAGTGGACATAAACTAATGTTAGGTTTACATTTATTACCAGTGAGATATTGTAACTGCTGAGGCTACATCAACTACCAGAATCTCTGCATTCAGTGGAGTTTAATTGATCCATGTGTGTTTCACTGATAATGTTAAAACTATTTTATAGGATACTGCTGTTGGTTTAAGTCTTAATATTTAaataggaatcatttttacagtTTCGATTTTGGTATTGATACCAGGGTATCAGTGTTTGTATTGGTATTGAAGTTGCAGTTTTGATATCGATCCAACTCTAGCCCACCATCAAGTTCGAGAGGCAGCCAGAATACCTGGACAGCACCGGTGGCACGCTGCACCCCTACCAGCTGGAGGGGCTCAACTGGCTGCGGTTCTCCTGGGCCCAGGGCACCGATACCATTCTGGCCGACGAGATGGGGCTGGGCAAGACGGTCCAGACCGCGGTTTTCCTTTACTCGCTCTACAAGGAGGTATGTATGCCTATGGGAGTGTCAGGTGGTAGCTGCGGAACGTGGGGTTGTCTTAAAATTCTCATTGGTTATCCTTATAATTAAGCATGcaagtgtaagtgtgtgtgtgtttgtttgtccaGCCTTCCTGTCCCCGTCTGTTAGCATTAGCGGGATGACGGACAGGCAGGGACGCACAGTGACTCTGTCCAATAAAGGGGAAAATTCCAAAGTCAGGACTTTATCCTAAAGGCAGGACAGAACACTTGCCAGAATTACTTTTCCCTTTGGTTCTAGATTAGTGCCACTGCCCTCTTCCCCCCCCATGGCATTTCCCCATTCATGGCTGTTCCGATATCAGTTTGTTCTTGCGCTGCCTTTGGTTGCATGTTAGATTCTTCTCATTCTCCCCCAGGGTCACTCCAAAGGCCCATTTCTGGTGAGCGCACCTCTGTCCACAATCATTAACTGGGAGCGAGAGTTTGAGATGTGGGCCCCGGACATGTACGTGGTAACGTATGTGGGCGACAAGGATAGCCGAGCTGTTATCCGCGAGAATGAATTCACCTTTGAGGACAATGCCATCCGGGGTGGGAAGAAGGCCTCCCGAATGAAGGTAAGCATGTGAGGACTGGTGAAGGTCAGCCCCATGATTCACTTTGTTAGATTTTCACATGTTGGTTTCAGTCGCATTATGCTGGTGTTTTTGTCAATGCTGATGCAGCTTAATGAATATCAGTCCATTGCTCTCACCCTGCAGAAAGAGGCATCTGTGAAGTTTCATGTGCTGCTGACCTCCTATGAGCTGATCACCATCGACATGGCCATCCTTGGCTCTATCCAGTGGGCCTGTCTGGTTGTTGATGAGGCCCACAGGCTCAAGAACAACCAGTCGAAGGTAACCACTTGCAATCGGTGTCTTCAGCATGAGTATGGTGCCCATTGACCCAGGAGCTGAAAGATTTCACTGAGAACCTTCTTTTCCTTGGCGCAGTTCTTCAGGGTGCTCAATAACTACCATCTCCAACACAAGCTGCTGTTGACTGGAACTCCGCTGCAGAACAACTTGGAGGAGCTCTTCCACCTCCTTAACTTCCTCACCCCAGAGAGATTCAAGTCAGTACAGCTTTGTCTGGTCTCTTTCCTGGCTGTACTCCCATATTTCTCTTTGAAGATGTTGGTCAAACTGATTGGCTAAATGGTGTTTAGTTGCATTCTGAAAGCATCTGGTAGTGATGATGAGTCACAAGCGTCTCGAGTGGATTCCTGGACAGTTCTAGGAGAAGAGGTGGATGCTCTCTCCTAGTGTCACGTATGTTTCTAATGTCAAGCTGTTAAAAATGTGTGTCTGCTTGACCTCGCCCAGTAACCTGGAGGGCTTCCTGGAGGAGTTCGCTGATATCGCCAAGGAGGACCAGATCAAGAAGCTGCACGACATGCTGGGGCCTCACATGCTGCGTAGGCTGAAGGCCGACGTGTTCAAGAACATGCCGTCCAAGACGGAGCTGATCGTGCGCGTGGAGCTCAGCCCCATGCAGAAGTGAGTGCAGCAATAGCTGgttcctttgggggggggcacttgtcTTTAAGTTTCTGTTAATCTTATTAATGGTTCCCCCCCCTGCAGGAAGTACTACAAGTTCATCTTGACACGCAACTTTGAGGCTCTGAACACTCGTGGAGGAGGCAACCAGGTGTCTTTGCTTAATGTGGTGATGGACCTGAAGAAATGCTGCAACCACCCCTACCTCTTCCCGGCGGCTGCCATGGTATGGGGGCCTCCCAAGGGGGTCGTAGCGGGGAAACTTGGTGTTGAAGGTCATAGTTCAACTTGAGCCCCATGGATTAGTTGAAGAAAAGGATCAAGAATTTTtatgagcttttttttttttttaagtaatacgTAACTGTATGGACGTTCTGTGATTTGGCTGACAGGAAGCCCCGAAAATGCCCAATGGGATGTATGATGGCAGTGCCCTGACCAAGGCGGCCGGGAAACTCATGCTGCTGCACAAGATGCTGAAGAAGTTGAAGGAGGGGGGGCACAGAGTGCTCATCTTCTCTCAGGTGGGGGCTCATGTGTGGTCACTTGTCTTATGCTCTTCCTCTGAGAAAATTCCCACTATGCGTTGGAGTACTCATACCTCCTTTTATTTTCCCAGATGACTAAGATGTTGGACTTGCTGGAAGACTTTCTAGAGAACGAGGGATATAAGTATGAAAGGATTGATGGAGGTGTCACTGGAGGAATGAGGCAGGAGGCTATTGATAGGTTTAACGGTGAGACTTGGTTTGGTTGGATGGGTGGTTTGGGCTCTTGATGGCATGCTGCAGGTAGGTTGACCATCTTGTCTAGTGGTAAATGTCAtctctctccctccatcttgctctaGCTCCTGGagctccccagtttgctttcctGCTCTCGACCAGGGCGGGAGGCCTGGGTATCAACCTGGCCACCGCTGACACCGTCATCATTTATGACTCGGACTGGAACCCTCACAATGACATTCAGGTATGACACCTCACTGCGTTCTATGTAGTCTGGACCTCATTCAATCGACTGCATCCTCATCTGCTGTTCTCCTTTAGGCATTCAGCAGAGCGCATCGTATAGGTCAAAACAAGAAAGTGATGATCTATCGCTTTGTCACCAAGGCCTCTGTGGAGGAAAGGATCACTCAGGTCAGCATTGTCAACTACTTCTGTTTTTAGAGTGGAGTTCTTCTAGATGGCTTCTTTACGATCTGGGAAGCTTATAGGATTGACTGTGGTCATATTTAACATGCAGTAACCATCCCCCACCCTCACTATAGGTAGCAAAGAAGAAGATGATGCTGACCCACTTGGTGGTGAGGCCAGGTTTGGGTTCCAAGACAGGCTCCATGTCTAAGCAGGAGCTGGATGACATCCTTAAGTTTGGCACAGAGGAACTTTTCAAAGATGAGATTGGCGAAGGTGAGACTTTGAGGGTCACCTGTGCTGTCTGCCTGGCCCTTCTCACTTTGCTGTTTGCCAGTGATGGATAGACGTCTATATTTATAAAGATTACCTTTGGGCAGAGAGGGATTCCTTCTATAGGAAGTACACGCAGTAGGCGCTTCGATTTATTTTAAAAGGTAATCGATTGTCTTCCCACCGTTTCCCTTAGGGGACAATAAGGAGGAGGACAGCAGTGTGATTCACTATGACGACAAGGCCATCGAACGGCTGCTTGACCGCAACCAGGATGCCACGGACGACACAGAGATCCAGAGCATGAACGAATACCTCAGCTCCTTCAAGGTCGCCCAATAcgtggtgaaagatgaggatgaggaagtgagtgCCTGACTACTCCTCCGAGCATATTCAGGGCTTTAGCACAAACTTTGGAAGCCTCTGGCTTCAGTAGGGCGTACCGTCACTAATGCTAATTTCTGTCAACTTATGGATGAGCTAATCGAAGCCCTAGCTAGTCAAAGGTTACATGGAAAGGAAAGTCCAGAGTCGCTGTGGGTTGGTCTTCTGGAGATCATCTCGTCAGCCACCTTGAGCTAACACCACCTGTAAATGGTCCTGGCCTGTGTGGGGTACTCATCAGCCTCAAGatcctgttttcttttttccccatccatcctttttgtctctgcCCCATGCTCCTCTCCTTCTGACGTTCCTCCAAGGAGGAGGAAGTTCAGCGTGAGATCATCAAGCAGGAGGAGAGCGTGGACCCCGACTACTGGGAAAAGCTCCTGCGTCACCACTACGAGCAGCAGCAGGAGGACCTGGCGCGCAACCTGGGCAAGGGCAAGCGCATCCGCAAGCAGGTCAACTACAACGACGGCTCGCAGGAGGACCGAGGTAGTAGGCGGGGTACAGAAAACGCAGCGCGTTATTACTAccttttttctgtgtgtgtgagtgtatgtgtgtgtgtcccttctGTGAGTGCAAGATACGGTGCTGGAAGGCACCAAAGAGCAGGGTAACGTCACAATGGATCAAATTCCTCAAGACCTGAAGACGATCTGTTTCTGTAGTCTGCATTAACAAAGATGCACTTTCAGGTACAATTTGATCCATTAACCTGCCTGGGGATTGTCCTCCATTGTGGACTTTGCATCCATGTCCTGTCTCGCACTGTCCTGTCCTGCAGGCTGATTAGTGGGAATGGGGTGCTGTGTGGGGCATTCTTTGTTGGTGTTATTCAACTGCTTCTTGGTTAATtggtgcctttttttttttttttgtggtgctgtctctttttttttaaaaatttttttttattgtttcacttcTATCCATGACTATTAACACTTGCTGCTGAGGTTAACTCTGTTCTCTTCTGGCCCCCTAGACTGGCAGGATGACCAATCGGACAACCAGTCTGATTATTCCGTGGCATCGGAAGAGGGTGATGAGGACTTTGACGAGCGGTCGGAGGGTTAGTCAAGCAAGTCCGGCGTCCATCACGCACGTAACACTGAGTGGTGCTGCTTTGGCTGACAGCTTTGCGGTCTGGCCCTTTTAGGGAACTCGCGCAGACCCAGCAGGAAGGGCCTGAGGAATGACAAGGACAAACCACTgccccccctgctggccagaGTTGGTGGCAACATTGAGGTCAGTTGCTTGTCTCTTGTATTCATATTTGCCATTTTAGATGTGCAGACTGACTGTGTAGGTAAGAGCCTAAAAGTTAAGAGTAAAAATTTCTCTTCCCCTCTTAAGGTACTGGGCTTCAACGCCCGTCAGAGGAAAGCCTTCTTGAATGCAGTGATGCGTTATGGGATGCCCCCCCAAGATGCCTTCACCACACAGTGGCTGGTCAGGGACCTGCGAGGGAAATCCGAGAAGGAGTTCAAGTGAGTAGCTCCTTCGTTGCTGTCCCTCCCTAAGATGGCTATGTTGTCTTCTATTcatgccgtctctctctctctctctctctctctctctctctctctccctccctgccaGGGCCTATGTATCTCTCTTCATGCGTCACCTGTGTGAACCTGGCGCAGATGGGGCGGAGACCTTTGCTGATGGCGTCCCGCGCGAGGGCCTGTCACGCCAGCATGTCCTCACACGCATTGGCGTCATGTCCCTAATCCGGAAGAAGGTAACAGGTTCCgctacttttccctgctgccatGCACAAGTTTGCCTCCGGGCCCATGGTTCTGACGTAGCTCTGGCCTGTTGGATCAGGTCCAGGAGTTCGAGCACGTCAACGGCCAGTGGTCTATGCCCTGGATGATGGAGCTGGAAGAGAACAAGAAGGCGGCCCGGCCTGATTCTCCTGGGAACCCCAAAACACCGTCCACGGGGACACCGGCAGACACCCAGCCAAACACACCCGCCCCGGGTAATCACACCCTTCCTTGTTGGTCTTAAGTGGTCACGTGTCCTGCCGCCATTGGCTGCTTCTCCCCTCTGTTGTCATGATGTGCTTTCTGTGCTGAAGGTTACACTGTCCTGTCAGCCTGCTTCCATACAGTTGTAACACCAtttgtgccccccctccccagcccctAAAACGCCCCCTACTGGCACACCTGCAGACACGCAGCCCAACACACCTGCCACAGGT
Protein-coding sequences here:
- the chd4b gene encoding chromodomain-helicase-DNA-binding protein 4 isoform X6, whose protein sequence is MSGSEDDRDDFGAPEDRSLIQDDDDLDEEMSDGDAPKVKKKKKAKRSRESKSGKRQRVRREDLAGSSPEAVEGLDAEDGDEEEGAGVRSDSEGSDYTPGRKKKKRGSSAKERKRGTSGEREKISGSSSNKSKRKEPEPEDEEDEDDDNQEPKTSAQLLDEWGMEDIDHVFTQEDYGTLTNYKAFSQFVRPLIAAKNPKIAVSKMMMVLGAKWREFSTNNPLRGSASATAALAAANVAAAVESMVASGTEVGPVSGTVGLASTTPVAPAPAAAAQPQVPPVAPLRKAKTKEGKGPNARKKPKAPPKPPEKKVKTKKVAPLKIKLGGFNSNKRKRSSSEEDEVDVDSDFDDGSLNSFSVSDGSNSRSSRSKKKSKTSKKKKKEEDGDGYETDHQDYCEVCQQGGEIILCDTCPRAYHMVCLDPDMEKAPEGKWSCPHCEKEGVQWEAREDGSEGEEDNEGEGRRDGGDTEEDDHHMEFCRVCKDGGELLCCDSCPSSYHIHCLNPPLPEIPNGEWICPRCTCPPMKGKVQKILTWRWREPPPPTPVPRPPNLPDDAPDPAPLAGRPEREFFVKWSNMSYWHCSWVSELQLELHCQVMFRNYQRKNDMDEPPPVDFGGEGDEDKSTKRKNKDPYFAQMEERFYRFGIKMEWMMIHRILNHSVDKKNNIHYLIKWRDLPYDQASWESEDMDIQEYDAYKLMYWNHRELMMGDDGRPSKKLKMKLSRIKKLDRPPANPVVDPTIKFERQPEYLDSTGGTLHPYQLEGLNWLRFSWAQGTDTILADEMGLGKTVQTAVFLYSLYKEGHSKGPFLVSAPLSTIINWEREFEMWAPDMYVVTYVGDKDSRAVIRENEFTFEDNAIRGGKKASRMKKEASVKFHVLLTSYELITIDMAILGSIQWACLVVDEAHRLKNNQSKFFRVLNNYHLQHKLLLTGTPLQNNLEELFHLLNFLTPERFNNLEGFLEEFADIAKEDQIKKLHDMLGPHMLRRLKADVFKNMPSKTELIVRVELSPMQKKYYKFILTRNFEALNTRGGGNQVSLLNVVMDLKKCCNHPYLFPAAAMEAPKMPNGMYDGSALTKAAGKLMLLHKMLKKLKEGGHRVLIFSQMTKMLDLLEDFLENEGYKYERIDGGVTGGMRQEAIDRFNAPGAPQFAFLLSTRAGGLGINLATADTVIIYDSDWNPHNDIQAFSRAHRIGQNKKVMIYRFVTKASVEERITQVAKKKMMLTHLVVRPGLGSKTGSMSKQELDDILKFGTEELFKDEIGEGDNKEEDSSVIHYDDKAIERLLDRNQDATDDTEIQSMNEYLSSFKVAQYVVKDEDEEEEEVQREIIKQEESVDPDYWEKLLRHHYEQQQEDLARNLGKGKRIRKQVNYNDGSQEDRGSRRDWQDDQSDNQSDYSVASEEGDEDFDERSEGNSRRPSRKGLRNDKDKPLPPLLARVGGNIEVLGFNARQRKAFLNAVMRYGMPPQDAFTTQWLVRDLRGKSEKEFKAYVSLFMRHLCEPGADGAETFADGVPREGLSRQHVLTRIGVMSLIRKKVQEFEHVNGQWSMPWMMELEENKKAARPDSPGNPKTPSTGTPADTQPNTPAPEDPSKSEDSVKEEKTEGGEDKEGKESNKTQEPEIIEIPDEEKKPPSPQKKEKESEVVEKDGVSGEVDREKQEAEKEKLMEAAEEKGSPKEVKGEGSEVKAKQDESEAKAEEKKEEKLEKMDTSPPADEKKDQKDDKDKTEEPAKLQNGDSAKDGGVVGAEEKKKAAKQRFMFNIADGGFTELHSLWQNEERAATVTKKTYEIWHRRHDYWLLAGIIQHGYARWQDIQNDVKYAILNEPFKGEMNRGNFLEIKNKFLARRFKLLEQALVIEEQLRRAAYLNMSEDPSHPSMALNTRFSEVECLAESHQHLSKESMSGNKPANAVLHKVLKQLEELLSDMKADVTRLPATIARIPPVAVRLQMSERNILSRLASRGSDTQTQQVTQQ